The following proteins come from a genomic window of Actinomarinicola tropica:
- a CDS encoding flavin-containing monooxygenase, with product MRDLHVAVIGAGMAGIASVIKLREAGIDDVTVFEKADEVGGTWRENTYPGIACDVPSHLYSYSFAPNPDWSHTFSPGPEIQEYFRGVARREGVYERTRFGEEVTALEWADGRWTLATGTGFRDTYDVVIAATGVLHHPNLPDLPGLDTFAGAAFHSARWDHTVALEGRRVGVIGTGSSAVQITGALVDRVGHLDLFQRTPQWIMPVDNTPYDEAQREAFRTDPALMRQARDGLSRAFADHFANAVIDADSPAMALIEEACRAHLETVAADPVLREKLRPDYRAACKRLIASDNFYDAIQRPNASLVTEAIERIEPAGVRTADGELHELDVLVLATGFRVDRFLRPTEVRGRDGIRLDDVWKDRPSAHLALAVPGFPNLFLLNGPNGPVGNFSLIDVAELQLGYTIQLLDLLWAGAESVEPTPEAAEAFEQARVEATKGTVWVTGCRSWYLDDRGIPAAWPWSIDHFREVMQAPDLSQYRVAGAEVGAGA from the coding sequence GTGCGAGACCTGCACGTCGCCGTCATCGGCGCCGGCATGGCCGGCATCGCCAGCGTCATCAAGCTGCGCGAGGCCGGCATCGACGACGTCACCGTGTTCGAGAAGGCCGACGAGGTCGGTGGCACGTGGCGGGAGAACACCTACCCGGGCATCGCCTGCGACGTCCCGTCCCACCTGTACAGCTACTCCTTCGCCCCCAACCCGGACTGGAGCCACACGTTCTCGCCCGGGCCGGAGATCCAGGAGTACTTCCGGGGCGTCGCCCGCCGGGAGGGCGTGTACGAGCGGACCCGGTTCGGCGAGGAGGTCACCGCCCTCGAGTGGGCCGACGGGCGCTGGACGCTGGCCACCGGCACCGGCTTCCGCGACACCTACGACGTGGTCATCGCCGCCACCGGCGTCCTCCACCACCCGAACCTCCCCGACCTGCCCGGGCTCGACACCTTCGCCGGCGCCGCCTTCCACAGCGCCCGCTGGGATCACACCGTGGCCCTCGAGGGACGCCGGGTCGGGGTGATCGGCACCGGCTCGTCGGCGGTGCAGATCACCGGGGCCCTCGTCGACCGGGTCGGCCACCTCGACCTGTTCCAGCGCACCCCGCAGTGGATCATGCCGGTCGACAACACCCCCTACGACGAGGCCCAGCGGGAGGCGTTCCGGACCGACCCGGCGCTCATGCGCCAGGCCCGCGACGGCTTGAGCCGGGCCTTCGCCGACCACTTCGCCAACGCGGTGATCGACGCCGACTCGCCGGCCATGGCCCTCATCGAGGAGGCGTGCCGGGCCCACCTGGAGACGGTGGCCGCCGACCCGGTGCTGCGGGAGAAGCTGCGTCCCGACTACCGGGCGGCGTGCAAGCGCCTCATCGCCTCGGACAACTTCTACGACGCCATCCAGCGCCCCAACGCCTCGCTGGTCACCGAGGCGATCGAGCGCATCGAGCCGGCTGGCGTGCGCACCGCCGACGGCGAGCTGCACGAGCTCGACGTGCTCGTGCTGGCCACCGGGTTCCGGGTCGACCGGTTCCTCCGGCCCACCGAGGTGCGGGGCCGCGACGGCATCCGCCTCGACGACGTGTGGAAGGACCGGCCCAGCGCCCACCTCGCCCTCGCCGTGCCCGGCTTCCCGAACCTGTTCCTGCTCAACGGCCCCAACGGCCCGGTCGGGAACTTCTCGCTCATCGACGTCGCCGAGCTGCAGCTCGGGTATACCATCCAGCTGCTCGACCTGCTCTGGGCCGGCGCTGAGTCGGTGGAGCCAACGCCCGAGGCGGCCGAGGCGTTCGAGCAGGCCCGGGTGGAGGCGACCAAGGGCACCGTGTGGGTCACCGGCTGTCGCAGCTGGTACCTCGACGACCGCGGCATCCCGGCGGCGTGGCCGTGGAGCATCGACCACTTCCGCGAGGTCATGCAGGCGCCGGACCTGTCCCAGTACCGGGTGGCCGGCGCCGAGGTCGGCGCCGGCGCCTGA
- a CDS encoding AMP-binding protein — protein sequence MSDGDAMADGGVVLGDAAVSRAEVIEASRRAATGLAATGVGPADSIAVLLRNDIPFFTVTLAARTLGAYAVTINWHWRAGEIERVLVDSGAKVLVVHADLLDEAERSSPTGSRCSSRPRRGRSPMRSASIPAGAWWTTATRTGTAGSPASSPGAGAGPERRRA from the coding sequence GTGTCCGACGGCGACGCGATGGCCGACGGCGGTGTCGTGCTCGGCGACGCCGCCGTGTCCCGCGCCGAGGTGATCGAGGCCAGCCGGCGGGCGGCCACCGGCCTGGCCGCGACGGGCGTCGGCCCAGCCGACAGCATCGCCGTCCTGCTCCGCAACGACATCCCGTTCTTCACGGTGACGCTGGCGGCGCGGACGCTCGGCGCCTACGCCGTGACCATCAACTGGCACTGGCGGGCCGGGGAGATCGAGCGCGTGCTCGTCGACTCCGGCGCGAAGGTCCTCGTCGTCCACGCCGACCTGCTGGACGAGGCCGAGCGGTCGTCCCCGACGGGGTCGAGGTGCTCGTCGCGCCCACGCCGCGGGCGCTCGCCGATGCGTTCGGCATCGATCCCGGCCGGTGCCTGGTGGACGACGGCGACACGGACTGGGACCGCTGGGTCGCCGGCTTCGAGCCCTGGAGCCGGGGCCGGGCCGGAGCGGCGGCGAGCATGA
- a CDS encoding AMP-binding enzyme, producing the protein MLTPDDRDVEPGSGEPGLLASASAAYGYYKDEEKTARTFRQIDGISYALTGDWATVEADGTITLLGRGSNCINSGGEKIYPEEVEEALKRHEAVDDCLVVGLPHEQLGQQIVAVVGTSAAAPPDGDELRAWLRSSLSGYKIPKSIVVMEQVRRAPNGKADYGWAKEVATSVAGPP; encoded by the coding sequence GTGCTGACGCCCGACGACCGTGACGTCGAGCCCGGGTCGGGCGAGCCGGGCCTGCTCGCCTCGGCGTCCGCCGCGTACGGCTACTACAAGGACGAGGAGAAGACCGCTCGCACGTTCCGCCAGATCGACGGGATCTCGTATGCGCTCACCGGCGACTGGGCGACGGTGGAGGCCGATGGCACCATCACGCTGCTCGGTCGGGGGTCGAACTGCATCAACTCCGGGGGCGAGAAGATCTACCCGGAGGAGGTCGAGGAGGCGCTGAAGCGCCACGAGGCCGTCGACGACTGCCTCGTGGTCGGGCTCCCCCACGAGCAACTCGGCCAGCAGATCGTCGCCGTGGTGGGGACCAGCGCCGCTGCTCCCCCCGACGGCGACGAGCTCCGGGCGTGGCTGCGCTCGTCCCTGTCCGGCTACAAGATCCCGAAGTCGATCGTGGTGATGGAGCAGGTGCGCCGGGCGCCCAACGGCAAGGCCGACTACGGCTGGGCCAAGGAGGTCGCCACCTCGGTGGCGGGGCCGCCCTGA